The following nucleotide sequence is from Actinomycetota bacterium.
ACAGCGCTGGTATCAACCTCGTGTTCGACCTCGCGGCGCGACTTCGCGAGCACCGCCAGGCGTTCAAGATCGTGCTGCCGGTGGACTCACAACCGTGGCGGACGTTCTCGATCGTCGGCGTCGACGGCGAGATCCCGATCTTCGAGACCATCGAGCAAGCCAAAGCCGGAGGCGGGACAGCGGCGGAGCGCTGACGACGAACGGTGCCCGGTGTTCCGGCGCGCCAGGTATCAGCCAAAGACGTCGACGCGAGTGCCGCGCATCACGTGGCAGGTGTACCCACCATCACATTGCGGAGGTGTCCTCCATCACCGCGCTTGAGCGATGACCTGCACGAGATTGTGCTCATGGATGCGTTGTACGACGGTGGCGAGGACCTGCCTCCTTCGGACAAGAGGTGGGGCGAGGTACCCCGGCCACTGGCGGACTTGGCCATCCTGACCTCTGCACTGGTCGTGCGGTGGGAGAACCTGACGGATCGGTCGCGGCT
It contains:
- a CDS encoding STAS domain-containing protein; this translates as MNELANVSFERAGDTVIAGVVGEIDFSVADNVARRIIGSIENEDAALILDLTRLSYTDSAGINLVFDLAARLREHRQAFKIVLPVDSQPWRTFSIVGVDGEIPIFETIEQAKAGGGTAAER